One window from the genome of Aerosakkonema funiforme FACHB-1375 encodes:
- a CDS encoding PEP-CTERM sorting domain-containing protein (PEP-CTERM proteins occur, often in large numbers, in the proteomes of bacteria that also encode an exosortase, a predicted intramembrane cysteine proteinase. The presence of a PEP-CTERM domain at a protein's C-terminus predicts cleavage within the sorting domain, followed by covalent anchoring to some some component of the (usually Gram-negative) cell surface. Many PEP-CTERM proteins exhibit an unusual sequence composition that includes large numbers of potential glycosylation sites. Expression of one such protein has been shown restore the ability of a bacterium to form floc, a type of biofilm.), whose protein sequence is MIRNFALGIVCTGVTLLGVVTGPVAAATFNLGNLIDSNGSFTVGDKLFSDFTATIGCQPAVCNPAFVGPLDPDSISVTTLDTGLEGIRFSGPFFADANNAIDVVIGYSVEALDPNMAISDIHLAFNGQPIPPPPIGNSRTSVVETVFDVDNNIIGQTFVSNPPPILDNAIDLDKPVKKAKVVKDIQLKGGTTGLATISFIDQRISQTKVPEPGTVGSLVLFGLCGMGLILKRQREQSVNLRLGAVSKDNHKVFS, encoded by the coding sequence ATGATACGTAATTTTGCGCTAGGAATTGTTTGTACGGGCGTAACTCTTTTGGGAGTTGTGACTGGGCCCGTTGCCGCAGCGACATTCAATTTAGGAAATTTGATCGATAGCAACGGTAGTTTCACTGTTGGTGATAAGCTTTTCAGTGATTTTACGGCGACGATCGGTTGTCAGCCTGCGGTATGCAATCCGGCATTTGTGGGCCCGCTCGATCCCGATTCCATATCGGTAACAACACTGGACACCGGTCTGGAAGGCATACGATTCTCCGGGCCATTTTTCGCCGATGCGAACAACGCGATCGATGTGGTAATTGGCTATTCGGTAGAAGCTTTAGATCCGAATATGGCGATTAGCGATATTCATCTAGCTTTCAACGGTCAACCCATCCCTCCACCACCGATAGGCAACTCAAGAACGTCTGTGGTGGAAACGGTATTTGATGTGGATAATAATATTATTGGCCAGACGTTTGTCTCCAATCCTCCGCCCATACTTGACAATGCGATCGATCTGGATAAACCTGTGAAGAAGGCCAAAGTAGTGAAAGACATCCAACTCAAGGGTGGAACTACTGGATTGGCTACGATTTCTTTTATCGATCAGCGCATCTCTCAAACTAAGGTACCAGAACCGGGTACAGTCGGTAGTTTGGTTCTGTTCGGCTTATGCGGTATGGGTCTGATCCTGAAACGGCAGCGAGAACAAAGTGTAAATTTGCGCTTAGGGGCTGTCTCTAAGGATAACCACAAAGTCTTTAGTTAA
- the lepA gene encoding translation elongation factor 4, with product MTDVPVARIRNFCIIAHIDHGKSTLADRLLQATGTVADRDMKAQFLDNMELERERGITIKLQAARMNYKAKDGQQYVLNLIDTPGHVDFSYEVSRSLAACEGALLVVDASQGVEAQTLANVYLALENNLEIIPVLNKIDLPGAEPERVKKEIEEIIGLDCSGAILASAKEGIGIDEILESIVHLIPAPQDTVSQPLRALIFDSYYDSYRGVIVYFRVMDGTVKKGDRIRLMATGKEYEIDELGVLSPNQIQVGELHAGEVGYVAAAIKAVEDARVGDTITLAYEPAAEPLPGYAQAKPMVFCGMFPTDADRFPDLREALEKLKLNDAALSYEPETSSAMGFGFRCGFLGLLHMEIVQERLEREYNLDLIITAPSVIYRVTPVKGEILYIDNPSHLPDPQHREKIEEPYVQVDMITPEEYVGTLMELSQTRRGIFKDMKYLTQGRTTLSYELPLAEVVTDFFDQMKSRSRGYASMEYHLIGYRENPLVRLDILINNDPVDSLAMIVHRDKAYNVGRSLVEKLKELIPRHQFKIPLQAAIGSKIIASEHIPALRKDVLAKCYGGDISRKKKLLQKQAKGKKRMKAIGTVDVPQEAFMAVLRLDKE from the coding sequence ATGACTGATGTGCCCGTTGCTCGCATTCGCAATTTTTGCATTATCGCCCACATCGACCACGGCAAGTCTACCTTGGCCGATCGTCTGTTGCAAGCTACCGGAACTGTAGCCGATCGAGATATGAAAGCACAGTTCCTCGATAACATGGAGCTAGAACGAGAACGCGGTATTACCATTAAGCTGCAAGCAGCTAGGATGAACTACAAAGCCAAAGATGGGCAGCAATACGTTCTCAATCTCATCGATACCCCCGGTCACGTCGATTTCTCCTACGAGGTCTCCCGCTCTCTCGCTGCGTGTGAAGGCGCTCTGCTGGTGGTGGACGCCTCCCAAGGTGTAGAAGCGCAAACTCTGGCAAATGTTTATCTAGCATTAGAGAATAATCTCGAAATTATCCCGGTTTTGAATAAAATTGATTTACCCGGTGCCGAGCCGGAGCGGGTAAAAAAAGAAATCGAAGAAATCATAGGTTTGGATTGTAGTGGAGCGATTTTAGCTTCAGCGAAAGAAGGAATCGGGATAGACGAAATTCTCGAATCGATCGTACATTTGATACCCGCACCGCAAGATACAGTATCGCAACCCTTGCGAGCGTTGATTTTCGATAGTTATTACGACAGTTACCGAGGCGTAATAGTTTACTTCCGGGTGATGGACGGTACGGTGAAGAAAGGCGATCGCATTCGCTTGATGGCGACGGGGAAAGAGTACGAAATTGACGAGTTAGGCGTCCTTTCCCCCAACCAAATTCAAGTCGGCGAACTGCACGCCGGAGAAGTAGGCTATGTGGCGGCGGCAATTAAAGCGGTGGAAGATGCCCGCGTCGGCGATACAATTACATTGGCATACGAACCAGCCGCCGAACCTTTACCGGGATACGCGCAAGCCAAACCGATGGTATTCTGCGGGATGTTTCCCACCGATGCCGATCGATTTCCAGATTTGCGAGAAGCGTTAGAAAAATTAAAGCTCAACGACGCCGCTTTATCCTACGAACCAGAAACTTCCAGCGCAATGGGATTTGGTTTCCGCTGCGGATTCTTGGGATTGCTGCACATGGAAATTGTGCAAGAACGCCTGGAGAGAGAATACAATCTGGACTTGATTATTACCGCTCCTTCTGTAATTTACAGGGTAACGCCTGTTAAAGGAGAAATTCTCTATATCGACAATCCCAGTCATTTACCAGACCCACAACACCGGGAGAAAATCGAAGAACCCTACGTGCAAGTGGATATGATTACGCCGGAAGAATACGTGGGGACTTTGATGGAATTGTCTCAAACTCGGCGCGGCATTTTCAAGGATATGAAATATCTCACCCAAGGAAGAACCACGTTGAGTTACGAGTTACCTTTGGCGGAAGTCGTGACCGACTTTTTCGATCAAATGAAATCTCGCTCTCGCGGATATGCGAGTATGGAATATCACTTGATCGGTTATCGAGAAAATCCTTTGGTGCGTTTGGATATCTTAATCAACAACGATCCGGTAGATTCTTTGGCGATGATAGTCCACCGAGATAAAGCTTACAACGTGGGTAGAAGTTTGGTGGAAAAACTGAAAGAATTGATTCCCCGTCACCAATTTAAGATACCACTTCAAGCTGCGATCGGCAGTAAAATTATTGCCAGCGAACATATCCCCGCATTGCGAAAAGATGTGTTGGCAAAATGCTACGGCGGCGACATTTCGCGGAAGAAGAAACTGTTGCAAAAACAAGCCAAAGGTAAAAAGCGCATGAAAGCGATCGGTACTGTAGATGTACCCCAAGAAGCTTTTATGGCTGTTTTGCGTTTGGATAAAGAATAG